Proteins co-encoded in one Gossypium arboreum isolate Shixiya-1 chromosome 11, ASM2569848v2, whole genome shotgun sequence genomic window:
- the LOC128283978 gene encoding receptor-like protein EIX1: MAIATMTTPLPISLFPFLLLIPAFCFTICHANSDMLCIQSERALLKFKNHIIDPSNRLSSWVEGGVAVNGLVLSAITQQATSTNCTWLLFQSLMTLHRMLIIMGEARKKFLGGRRKWGAGAHACPPGFAPTDYEWEAYYNSLLVGKINPSLLELKHLSSLDLSNNNFSSIQIPKFFGFLESLTYLNLSRARFQGEIPHNLGNLSKLQFLDLGGNDLKSESLQWVSGLSSLQYLDLSSANLSKANDWPVQVTFILSSLLELHLKSCGLEDDPTSISVNSSKSLLALDLFWNRLTSGPIPDYFGNISFLEVLDLSINNLNSSIPNSLYSLNRLQFLSLSDNHLQGKFYSAIGNLSSVTHLDLSSNLMLEGRLPTSLEYLYGFLYNLLDGAVLETHFSNLTRLTTPNASHNRLTFEPNSSWIPPFQCRIIELGHWHLGPVFPPWLKFQKKLHHLDISYAGISDVIPL, encoded by the exons ATGGCAATTGCAACCATGACAACTCCTCTTCCTATTTCCTTATTCCCTTTTCTTCTTCTCATTCCCGCTTTCTGTTTTACCATTTGTCATGCCAATTCCGACATGCTTTGCATTCAAAGTGAGAGAGCTCTTTTGAAATTCAAGAATCATATTATTGATCCTTCAAACAGGCTATCGTCATGGGTTGAAGGTGGGGTCGCTGTGAATGGATTGGTGTTGTCTGCCATAACTCAACAGGCCACGTCAACCAACTGCACTTGGCTCCTCTTTCAGAGCCTGATGACTTTGCACCGTATGCTGATCATCATGGGCGAAgccagaaaaaaatttttaggggGCCgaaggaaat ggggggccggggcccatgcctGCCCCCCTGGTTTCGCCCCTACTGATTATGAATGGGAAGCTTACTACAATTCCCTGCTAGTAGGCAAAATAAATCCTTCACTGCTAGAGTTGAAGCATCTCAGTTCCCTGGACTTGAGCAATAACAATTTTAGTAGCATACAGATCCCGAAGTTTTTCGGTTTTCTGGAGAGTTTAACATATCTTAACCTCTCTCGAGCACGATTCCAGGGAGAAATTCCTCATAACCTGGGGAATCTTTCAAAGTTGCAGTTTCTTGATCTTGGAGGTAATGATCTCAAATCAGAAAGTCTTCAATGGGTTTCTGGACTTTCTTCCTTGCAGTACCTTGATTTGAGTTCTGCGAATCTTTCTAAAGCAAATGACTGGCCGGTACAGGTAACATTCATACTTTCTTCTTTGTTAGAGTTGCACTTGAAATCTTGTGGTTTAGAAGATGATCCAACTTCGATCAGTGTTAATTCTTCAAAATCACTGCTTGCTCTTGATCTTTTTTGGAACCGCTTAACTTCA GGCCCAATTCCAGATTACTTTGGGAACATCTCCTTTCTTGAAGTTCTTGATCTCAGTATTAATAATCTCAATTCATCCATACCCAACTCCCTGTACAGTTTAAACCGTCTTCAGTTCCTTAGTCTTAGTGATAACCACTTACAAGGAAAATTCTATAGTGCCATTGGAAACTTGAGCTCTGTTACTCACCTTGATCTTTCATCTAATCTTATGTTAGAAGGAAGATTACCAACCTCTCTTGAATATCTGTATGGAttttt GTATAATCTATTGGACGGAGCTGTATTAGAAACCCATTTTTCTAATCTCACGAGACTGACAACTCCGAATGCATCACACAATAGGCTTACATTTGAACCAAACTCAAGCTGGATTCCCCCATTTCAATGTCGAATTATTGAATTGGGTCATTGGCATCTTGGCCCAGTGTTTCCCCCATGGTTAAAGTTCCAAAAGAAGTTGCATCATTTAGATATCTCCTATGCAGGGATTTCAGATGTCATACCCCTTTGA